In Bacteroides coprosuis DSM 18011, the following are encoded in one genomic region:
- a CDS encoding protein of unknown function DUF21 (COGs: COG1253 Hemolysins and related protein containing CBS domains~InterPro IPR002550:IPR000644:IPR005170~KEGG: bvu:BVU_1331 hypothetical protein~PFAM: Domain of unknown function DUF21; Cystathionine beta-synthase, core; Transporter-associated domain~SPTR: Putative uncharacterized protein;~IMG reference gene:2504107316~PFAM: CBS domain; Domain of unknown function DUF21; Transporter associated domain), translated as MNEVLIILGLILLNGVFSMSEIALISARKSRLTTDIKKGNKGAQSALKLASQPDRFLSTVQIGITLIGILTGIYSGRTLAVTFADMLLDWGIKASIAPSLAQGVIVVIVTYLILIFGELLPKRIGMAAPENISKGVARPMYIISLITSPFVWLLSKSTSLIFKLLNINESSSKITEEEIKSIIQEGTDEGEVQPMEQDIMERVFALGDMRINSIMTHRNEVVWFDSQMTIAQAKQVMYEDIYELYPVANGDLNHVKGVVSLKDLVLHMDQPHLKLEHIITPITYFHEGLTVYKALEQMKQQNISRALVFDEWGSCKGIITLKDIFEGLVGDVMEADEEPMIIKRKEKEGWLVDGQCPIYDFLEHFEREDLYEVTDYLTLAGLILKDLQHIPQSGESISWNGFHLEVVDMDGSRIDKVLVTLSSHK; from the coding sequence ATGAACGAAGTTCTTATTATTCTTGGACTGATTCTTTTGAATGGAGTCTTCTCAATGTCAGAAATAGCCTTAATATCTGCACGGAAATCTCGTCTTACTACCGATATAAAAAAAGGGAATAAAGGTGCTCAATCGGCACTGAAGCTAGCCAGTCAGCCTGATCGTTTTCTATCGACGGTGCAGATCGGTATTACACTTATTGGTATCCTTACAGGTATCTATTCGGGAAGGACTTTGGCTGTTACTTTTGCTGATATGTTATTAGATTGGGGTATAAAAGCGAGTATTGCCCCTAGTCTAGCTCAAGGGGTTATCGTAGTAATAGTAACTTATCTAATCTTGATTTTTGGCGAACTACTGCCCAAACGTATTGGTATGGCTGCTCCAGAAAATATTTCAAAAGGAGTAGCACGTCCTATGTATATTATTTCATTAATAACCTCTCCTTTTGTGTGGCTACTCTCTAAAAGCACCAGCCTTATTTTTAAACTTCTAAATATAAATGAATCATCAAGTAAGATCACTGAAGAAGAAATTAAATCGATTATTCAAGAAGGAACGGATGAAGGGGAAGTACAGCCGATGGAACAAGATATTATGGAACGAGTATTTGCATTGGGTGATATGCGAATAAACTCTATTATGACGCATAGAAATGAGGTTGTATGGTTTGATTCACAGATGACCATTGCTCAGGCCAAGCAAGTAATGTATGAGGATATCTACGAGCTTTATCCTGTTGCTAATGGTGATCTAAACCATGTAAAAGGGGTGGTTTCCTTGAAAGACCTTGTGTTACACATGGATCAGCCCCATCTTAAATTGGAACACATTATTACCCCGATAACCTATTTTCATGAAGGTCTTACTGTATATAAAGCTTTAGAGCAAATGAAGCAACAAAACATCAGTAGAGCTCTGGTTTTTGATGAATGGGGAAGTTGTAAGGGGATTATTACCTTGAAAGATATTTTTGAAGGCTTGGTAGGCGATGTCATGGAAGCCGACGAAGAGCCAATGATTATAAAAAGAAAAGAAAAAGAAGGTTGGCTGGTTGATGGACAATGTCCCATCTACGATTTCTTAGAACATTTTGAAAGAGAAGATTTATATGAAGTAACAGATTACCTTACACTTGCTGGATTGATATTGAAAGACTTACAACACATTCCTCAAAGTGGAGAATCCATATCATGGAATGGGTTCCACCTTGAAGTGGTAGATATGGATGGATCTCGTATTGATAAAGTGCTAGTAACACTTTCCTCTCACAAATAA
- a CDS encoding hypothetical protein (InterPro IPR013954~KEGG: pan:PODANSg1088 hypothetical protein~SPTR: Predicted CDS Pa_5_2490;~IMG reference gene:2504107318~PFAM: Polynucleotide kinase 3 phosphatase~TIGRFAM: DNA 3'-phosphatase; HAD-superfamily hydrolase, subfamily IIIA) — translation MKNKRVVFCDLDGTLIQTLNGSPFPKGIWDMKLKMEVWKALKLHFDQITQDGSIGFLFIVSNQGGIERGLLNMSAFDAKISYVKEAIQGFVGRKVLVDYSFTPSNNPADFLRKPNPGMLDNLVKKWRVYHSDMPKEHYLMIGDASGKPGQFSDSDYLCAKNFGIDYMDVDDYVLALNRK, via the coding sequence ATGAAGAATAAGAGAGTTGTATTTTGCGATTTAGATGGAACATTAATTCAAACATTAAATGGAAGTCCGTTTCCAAAGGGTATTTGGGATATGAAACTAAAGATGGAGGTATGGAAAGCCTTAAAACTTCATTTTGACCAGATTACTCAAGATGGGAGCATTGGTTTTTTATTTATTGTATCCAATCAAGGAGGAATAGAGAGAGGATTGCTCAATATGTCTGCCTTTGATGCTAAAATCAGTTATGTAAAAGAGGCTATTCAGGGGTTTGTGGGTAGAAAAGTCTTGGTTGATTATAGCTTTACTCCATCCAATAACCCTGCTGATTTCCTCAGGAAGCCCAACCCTGGTATGCTCGACAACTTAGTGAAGAAGTGGAGAGTGTACCACTCCGACATGCCCAAAGAGCATTATTTGATGATAGGGGATGCGAGTGGTAAGCCAGGGCAGTTTTCAGATTCAGACTACCTCTGTGCTAAGAATTTTGGCATTGATTATATGGATGTAGATGATTATGTTCTGGCACTAAATAGGAAGTAA
- a CDS encoding hypothetical protein (KEGG: ptm:GSPATT00022356001 hypothetical protein~SPTR: Chromosome undetermined scaffold_73, whole genome shotgun sequence;~IMG reference gene:2504107320): MEDIEIPILSRSSAEDFEQFIKFWSNLYDYPNMEDYNLNIKYAQGEKYKEDNIWKLYRWRGRYSKSESKELTVKDKIIDRIDEINKLKSQKDIDLDQFFGHCITKCVS; the protein is encoded by the coding sequence ATGGAAGATATTGAAATACCTATTCTGTCACGGAGTAGCGCAGAAGACTTTGAACAATTTATAAAGTTTTGGTCGAACTTGTATGATTATCCCAATATGGAAGACTATAACCTCAACATCAAATATGCACAAGGAGAGAAGTACAAGGAAGATAATATTTGGAAACTTTATAGGTGGAGAGGAAGGTATAGTAAAAGTGAATCGAAAGAACTTACCGTTAAAGACAAAATCATCGATCGTATTGATGAAATAAACAAGCTAAAGAGTCAGAAAGACATCGACTTAGATCAGTTCTTTGGACACTGTATCACTAAGTGTGTAAGTTAA
- a CDS encoding transposase IS4 family protein (InterPro IPR002559~KEGG: ccb:Clocel_3379 transposase IS4 family protein~PFAM: Transposase, IS4-like~SPTR: Transposase, IS4 family;~IMG reference gene:2504107323~PFAM: Transposase DDE domain), which produces MLNNTTPPTFAGDPIARGKRCKMGKMNYSKAPSFGYCASQGTYYYGYKLHALCGLNGVIHSYDLTKACVHDINYLQDVKMEYHDCSIFGDRGYIGKEVQLDLFETANIKLECPYRLNQKEWKPLFIPFAKARKRIETVFSQLSDQFMLIRNYAKETKGLFARIIGKISAFTILQYINKSNNNPIGRVKYALS; this is translated from the coding sequence TTGCTTAATAATACTACTCCCCCTACTTTTGCAGGTGATCCCATAGCCCGAGGAAAACGTTGTAAAATGGGAAAGATGAATTACTCAAAAGCACCGAGTTTTGGCTATTGTGCATCTCAAGGAACATATTACTATGGATATAAATTGCATGCTCTTTGCGGCTTAAATGGGGTTATCCATTCTTATGATCTTACTAAGGCCTGTGTGCATGACATCAACTATCTTCAAGATGTAAAGATGGAATATCATGATTGCAGCATCTTCGGCGATAGAGGTTATATTGGTAAAGAAGTCCAACTGGATTTGTTTGAAACAGCCAACATTAAATTGGAATGTCCATACAGACTGAATCAGAAAGAGTGGAAACCGCTGTTTATTCCATTTGCAAAAGCTCGAAAGAGAATCGAAACGGTATTTTCTCAACTTTCCGATCAATTTATGCTAATAAGAAATTATGCCAAAGAAACAAAAGGATTGTTTGCACGAATTATAGGAAAGATTAGTGCTTTTACAATCCTGCAATATATCAACAAGAGTAACAACAACCCGATTGGAAGAGTTAAGTATGCACTCAGTTAA
- a CDS encoding hypothetical protein (KEGG: bpb:bpr_III098 RNA-metabolising metallo-beta-lactamase~SPTR: Putative uncharacterized protein;~IMG reference gene:2504107322): MDKKTILTELRAQIGNQNINFPRDIQFNIEGNNLHVQIILAPTANVRGGSDAHNPVLQNLQNNSAAFESWIICIKASFKELEDVYLDWRSPDNPDSHDYRRFLFRIMMFKLMYTWFKIPKSKNWEVQQVEKTLAGGDIICNYPLKPIDRLGERFSAEQKLRSVSDWSEAYVKWLFVQNDSALNKYLKQKVKLDTDVYSQLPTGVFDGKIHKSKALFSIGASGIDLWGIEKDTLKIFELRYKKVTIGILSQLFFYLSICRELFLAKGRLQYPNKLIEKDIQNRGFHHLYYQQHKMKKIEGYLLADQFHPLLTNEVIDLFNEGLAQLGNIKVKKLNYTDH, translated from the coding sequence ATGGATAAAAAAACGATCTTAACAGAACTAAGAGCCCAAATAGGAAATCAGAATATTAACTTTCCTCGCGATATCCAATTCAATATCGAAGGGAATAATTTACATGTGCAGATTATACTTGCTCCCACAGCCAATGTTAGAGGAGGTAGTGATGCACACAATCCCGTACTCCAGAATCTTCAAAACAATTCAGCTGCTTTTGAAAGTTGGATTATCTGTATCAAAGCATCCTTCAAGGAACTCGAAGATGTTTACTTAGATTGGAGAAGCCCTGATAATCCCGACTCGCATGATTACCGTCGTTTTTTGTTCAGAATTATGATGTTTAAATTGATGTACACTTGGTTCAAGATTCCTAAATCTAAGAATTGGGAAGTACAGCAGGTTGAAAAGACTTTGGCTGGAGGCGACATCATTTGTAATTATCCTTTAAAGCCCATTGATCGATTGGGGGAGAGGTTTAGTGCGGAGCAAAAGCTTCGCAGTGTTTCAGATTGGTCGGAAGCCTATGTTAAATGGCTTTTTGTGCAGAATGATAGTGCTTTAAACAAATACCTTAAACAAAAAGTTAAGCTCGATACAGATGTTTATTCTCAGTTACCAACTGGGGTGTTTGATGGGAAAATTCATAAGAGCAAAGCCCTATTTAGTATCGGTGCTAGTGGCATTGACTTGTGGGGCATAGAAAAAGATACGCTCAAAATATTTGAATTAAGATATAAAAAAGTTACTATAGGTATCCTGAGTCAGCTCTTCTTTTATCTTAGTATTTGTAGGGAATTATTCTTGGCAAAGGGACGATTGCAGTACCCTAATAAGTTAATTGAAAAAGATATTCAAAATAGAGGATTCCATCACTTATACTACCAGCAGCATAAAATGAAAAAGATAGAAGGTTATCTTTTAGCAGATCAGTTTCATCCTTTATTAACAAACGAAGTTATAGATCTCTTCAATGAAGGTTTGGCTCAACTTGGCAATATAAAAGTTAAGAAACTAAACTATACAGATCATTAG
- a CDS encoding transposase mutator type (COGs: COG3328 Transposase and inactivated derivatives~InterPro IPR001207~KEGG: gfo:GFO_1587 mutator family transposase~PFAM: Transposase, mutator type~SPTR: Mutator family transposase;~IMG reference gene:2504107319~PFAM: Transposase, Mutator family), which produces MKTEDLIPDEFFKQFKTGEELQNFLKSIQKRGIEKMLEAELDAHLDYDKHSHRKEENSRNGYSTKTIKTSYGNDQIKVPRDRDASYNPMIIPKRKSMVEGLEHVIVSLYAKGMSVSDIEEQIREVYNFDVSGATISRITDAVTTDIVAWQNRPLEPVYLIVWMDGIVFKVREGSKVINKTIYIAVGLRRDGLKEVLGLWLGKNESSSFWMSVLTDLKARGTEDVLITATDNLNGFTDTIRTVFPESKTQICIVHQVRNACKYVVWKDKKQFTTDMKNIYNAPNKEAAAAALEDLSVKWESKYSYAIQSWRKNWDELTVFFEFPLEIRKVVYTTNLIENLNGKIRKYTKNKLSFPTDDSVMKSVYLAVREATKKWSMPIKNWGIILNQFLIIYKERVRL; this is translated from the coding sequence ATGAAAACCGAAGATTTAATCCCTGATGAGTTTTTCAAACAATTTAAAACAGGAGAAGAACTCCAAAATTTCCTGAAGTCTATTCAAAAGCGTGGAATCGAAAAGATGCTTGAAGCAGAGCTAGATGCTCATTTAGATTATGACAAGCATAGCCACAGAAAAGAAGAAAACAGTCGTAATGGCTACTCTACAAAGACCATTAAGACTAGTTATGGTAATGATCAAATCAAAGTCCCAAGAGATCGAGATGCGAGCTATAACCCAATGATTATCCCTAAACGAAAAAGTATGGTTGAAGGCTTAGAACACGTTATTGTATCTCTTTATGCTAAGGGTATGAGTGTTTCTGATATAGAAGAACAAATTAGAGAGGTGTACAATTTTGATGTCTCTGGGGCGACAATCTCTCGTATCACAGATGCCGTAACAACTGATATTGTAGCTTGGCAGAATCGACCATTGGAACCCGTATATCTGATCGTTTGGATGGACGGTATAGTCTTTAAAGTACGAGAAGGTTCTAAGGTGATTAATAAAACTATTTATATTGCAGTAGGCTTAAGACGTGATGGACTTAAAGAGGTATTAGGTTTATGGCTTGGAAAGAATGAGTCTTCGTCTTTTTGGATGAGTGTCCTAACAGACCTAAAAGCTCGTGGAACTGAAGATGTTTTAATTACTGCAACGGATAACTTAAATGGATTTACCGATACGATTCGTACCGTTTTCCCTGAATCTAAGACACAAATCTGCATCGTGCACCAAGTGCGTAATGCTTGCAAATACGTAGTTTGGAAGGATAAGAAACAGTTTACAACAGATATGAAGAATATCTATAATGCGCCTAATAAGGAGGCTGCAGCAGCTGCTTTAGAAGATTTATCAGTGAAATGGGAATCCAAGTATTCTTATGCTATACAGAGTTGGAGAAAGAACTGGGACGAACTTACTGTCTTCTTTGAATTTCCTCTAGAAATAAGAAAAGTTGTCTATACTACCAACCTAATTGAGAACCTCAATGGTAAGATTAGAAAGTATACCAAGAATAAATTATCGTTCCCTACGGATGACTCTGTGATGAAATCAGTATATTTAGCCGTTAGGGAGGCCACTAAGAAGTGGTCAATGCCCATAAAGAACTGGGGTATTATTTTAAATCAGTTCCTAATTATTTACAAAGAAAGGGTCAGATTATAA
- a CDS encoding hypothetical protein (COGs: COG0586 membrane-associated protein~InterPro IPR015414~KEGG: bvu:BVU_3943 putative alkaline phosphatase~PFAM: SNARE associated Golgi protein~SPTR: Putative uncharacterized protein;~IMG reference gene:2504107317~PFAM: SNARE associated Golgi protein) produces MDAIIQWCLNHLNYWVVTLLMILENSLVPLPSELIITPAAYRAAQGELNVYLLIFCTTFGAVVGALINYLLAIKVGRYLIYKFADGRWGKLLGLSEAKLLTVEKYFIKRGKISTFLGRLVPAVRQFISIPAGLARMKLSSFLIYTVLGSALWNCILIGLGYYLAYIVPEDKLMEQLSTHSSIIAFSIVGLIIVVWAVKKLIRKLFKKKVKQM; encoded by the coding sequence ATGGATGCAATTATACAGTGGTGCTTAAACCATCTTAATTATTGGGTAGTAACCTTGCTTATGATTTTAGAGAACTCCTTGGTTCCTCTACCCTCCGAACTGATTATTACTCCTGCGGCATACCGTGCAGCACAAGGGGAATTAAATGTTTACTTACTTATCTTTTGTACTACTTTTGGGGCAGTAGTAGGTGCACTCATCAATTATTTATTGGCTATAAAAGTGGGGAGGTACCTTATCTATAAGTTTGCAGATGGTCGTTGGGGTAAGCTCCTTGGTCTGAGTGAAGCCAAACTACTTACTGTAGAAAAATACTTTATCAAAAGGGGGAAGATTTCGACTTTTCTGGGCAGACTCGTTCCTGCTGTTCGTCAGTTTATCTCCATCCCTGCAGGTTTGGCTCGCATGAAGCTGTCTTCTTTTCTTATTTATACTGTTTTAGGCTCGGCTCTATGGAATTGTATTCTCATTGGATTGGGGTACTACCTAGCATATATCGTACCCGAAGATAAGTTAATGGAACAGTTGAGTACGCACAGCTCCATAATAGCCTTCTCTATAGTAGGATTAATTATTGTGGTTTGGGCAGTAAAGAAGTTGATTCGCAAACTCTTCAAGAAGAAAGTGAAGCAGATGTAG
- a CDS encoding hypothetical protein (KEGG: dfe:Dfer_4025 hypothetical protein~SPTR: Putative uncharacterized protein;~IMG reference gene:2504107325) — MQDSQMLLEVVRLILPEEFLTYFKITKVTKVKDVITIFMDEFDTLSAELKGHKVESKGFLAPITIQDFPVRFKKVTLKVRRRKWYDSTTKEYLSNKYDLLAKRTHYSKEFAAFLKELPRDIPRIGPLS, encoded by the coding sequence ATGCAAGATTCTCAAATGCTCCTAGAAGTGGTTCGCCTAATTTTACCAGAAGAGTTCCTTACTTATTTCAAGATAACCAAAGTGACTAAAGTAAAAGATGTTATTACCATTTTTATGGATGAGTTTGATACTTTATCAGCTGAGCTTAAAGGTCATAAAGTGGAATCTAAAGGTTTTCTAGCCCCAATAACTATTCAAGACTTCCCTGTCCGATTTAAGAAGGTTACCCTAAAGGTACGTCGTCGCAAGTGGTATGATTCTACAACAAAAGAATACTTGAGCAATAAATATGACTTATTAGCAAAAAGAACGCATTACTCGAAGGAGTTTGCGGCTTTTTTAAAAGAATTACCTAGAGACATACCCCGTATCGGCCCGCTCTCTTGA
- a CDS encoding transposase IS204/IS1001/IS1096/IS1165 family protein (COGs: COG3464 Transposase and inactivated derivatives~InterPro IPR002560~KEGG: pmz:HMPREF0659_A5856 transposase~PFAM: Transposase, IS204/IS1001/IS1096/IS1165~SPTR: Putative uncharacterized protein;~IMG reference gene:2504107324~PFAM: Transposase), translating to MKDHATDWLLFPENISPRLCIDETSMTNGDLYTILSNPTNKGKQDTIVAIIAGVQSDKIIQVLMKMPESLRWQVKEITLDMANSMNKIARVCFPKACRVIDRFHLQKLANEAVQEVRVKHRWEAIEEENEAIKQAKWAGKTYKPLLFSNGDTKKQLLARGRYLLFKSPDKWSDKQKERANILFAQYPNLKEAYSLSQGLRSIFNRKTIKDAARLSFAKWYNKAEKAAFHSFKSIAGTIYSHYDELLNFFKNRSTNAFAESFNAKLKAFRTQLRGVTDISFFLFRVTKLFA from the coding sequence ATGAAAGATCATGCAACAGATTGGCTTTTGTTTCCAGAGAATATTTCTCCACGACTCTGCATCGATGAAACCTCTATGACCAATGGAGACTTATATACCATATTAAGTAATCCCACTAATAAAGGGAAACAGGACACCATAGTAGCTATTATTGCTGGTGTTCAATCAGATAAAATTATCCAGGTATTAATGAAGATGCCTGAGAGTTTAAGATGGCAAGTCAAGGAGATCACATTAGATATGGCTAATAGTATGAATAAAATAGCTCGCGTGTGTTTTCCTAAAGCTTGTCGGGTAATTGACCGATTTCATCTACAGAAACTAGCCAATGAAGCAGTGCAAGAGGTACGAGTAAAACACAGATGGGAAGCAATTGAAGAAGAAAATGAAGCCATTAAGCAAGCTAAGTGGGCAGGGAAGACCTATAAACCTCTACTTTTTAGTAATGGAGATACGAAGAAACAATTACTAGCAAGAGGACGATATCTTCTTTTTAAATCTCCAGACAAATGGTCTGATAAGCAAAAAGAAAGAGCTAATATTCTTTTCGCACAATACCCTAATTTAAAAGAAGCCTATAGCCTATCTCAAGGGCTTCGATCAATTTTTAATCGTAAAACAATTAAAGATGCAGCAAGACTTTCTTTTGCCAAATGGTATAATAAAGCAGAGAAAGCTGCTTTTCATTCCTTTAAGAGTATTGCAGGAACAATTTATTCACACTATGATGAATTATTAAACTTCTTCAAGAATCGATCAACAAATGCTTTTGCAGAGAGTTTTAACGCTAAACTAAAAGCTTTTAGAACTCAACTAAGGGGAGTGACAGATATTAGTTTCTTCCTATTTAGAGTGACTAAGCTATTTGCTTAA
- a CDS encoding hypothetical protein (KEGG: fjo:Fjoh_1361 hypothetical protein~SPTR: Putative uncharacterized protein;~IMG reference gene:2504107321), with product MNRMLISTALLFGSALGFAQTDSVSIEKLIAKGDSLVIQQEFSLALTAYESAFDKGYNKVEYYVAAAMCATMEEKYEVAIQYVEKYLNSKEPNPEVVNFFTVSPQFAKLTQQAEWKKIETKLLEIQKNKRVKYNQALSNELMSILYSDQQVRQEYSEANSPTEMKLLSEKMKSIDKENHEKITHILDTYGWVGAEEVGETASLALFLVMQHADLYTQIKYRPMMEQAVMNGKLRPDNFALLIDRIEIRQNRPQIYGTQIIPDDSNEPVVYPIKYIDEVDVRRNELGLVPLSVYVEQMTGKPWNKVEYKKQLPQLEKRYILKK from the coding sequence ATGAATAGAATGCTGATATCTACAGCTCTTCTTTTTGGTTCAGCTTTAGGCTTTGCTCAAACAGACTCTGTTTCAATAGAGAAACTCATAGCAAAAGGAGACTCTCTAGTCATCCAACAAGAGTTCTCCCTAGCATTAACTGCCTATGAATCTGCTTTTGATAAAGGGTACAATAAGGTAGAATATTATGTGGCTGCTGCTATGTGTGCCACTATGGAAGAGAAGTATGAGGTTGCTATTCAGTACGTAGAAAAGTATTTAAATAGTAAAGAACCCAATCCTGAAGTAGTTAATTTCTTCACTGTTTCGCCACAATTTGCAAAGCTAACACAGCAAGCGGAATGGAAAAAGATAGAAACCAAACTGCTTGAAATACAAAAGAATAAGAGAGTTAAGTATAACCAAGCATTGAGTAATGAATTAATGTCTATTTTATACTCAGATCAGCAAGTACGACAAGAATATAGCGAAGCCAATTCACCTACAGAAATGAAACTACTTTCTGAAAAAATGAAAAGTATTGATAAGGAGAATCATGAAAAGATTACTCACATATTGGATACTTATGGGTGGGTAGGTGCAGAAGAAGTTGGAGAAACTGCCTCTCTAGCTCTGTTCTTGGTTATGCAGCATGCCGATTTATATACTCAAATCAAATATAGACCGATGATGGAGCAGGCGGTTATGAATGGTAAGTTACGTCCAGATAACTTTGCTTTGTTGATTGATCGTATTGAAATACGTCAGAACAGACCTCAGATATATGGAACACAGATTATACCCGATGATTCGAATGAACCAGTGGTTTATCCTATTAAATATATTGATGAGGTAGATGTTAGAAGAAACGAACTGGGGTTGGTCCCTCTATCTGTATATGTGGAACAGATGACGGGGAAACCATGGAATAAAGTAGAGTACAAGAAACAATTACCGCAATTGGAGAAGAGATATATTCTGAAGAAGTAA